The following are from one region of the Indicator indicator isolate 239-I01 chromosome 14, UM_Iind_1.1, whole genome shotgun sequence genome:
- the SPX gene encoding spexin, protein MKGLRKVAASAMALFLAVSFISFSWSAPQAHFQRRNWTPQAMLYLKGAQGRRFISDESQQKNLYGRMQLETRSQNTNPFSLSEAAALILSSLWQAQEEAEEEISDHPGYLTDKLSSW, encoded by the exons ATGAAG GGACTGCGCAAAGTGGCAGCATCTGCAATGGCTCTGTTCCTGGCAGTGTCCTTCATATCTTTCTCCTGGAGTGCACCTCAG GCTCATTTCCAAAGGAGAAACTGGACTCCTCAGGCTATGCTGTATTTGAAGGGTGCAC AGGGACGTCGATTCATCTCAGATGAGAGCCAGCAAAAGAATCTGTATGGCAGGATGCAGCTTG AAACACGCAGCCAAAACACGaaccctttctctctttctgaagCTGCAGCACTCATCCTCAGCTCCTTATGGCAAGCACAAGAAGAAG CTGAAGAAGAGATCAGTGACCACCCTGGATACTTGACAGATAAGCTATCAAGCTGGTGA